GGGGACGCGCTGCGGCTGTCGCGGGTGCTGGCGCTGGAGGTCGCGACCACGTGCCTGGCCGACGACACCCGCGGCGGCCTCGACCAGGCCGTGGAGCTGGTGCAGATCAGCCTCCGGACGCGCAACGCGTTCGCCGAGTACAGCCTCACCCCCGACGACAAGGCCGGCGGCGCGTCCCTGGGCCGGTTCTCCGGGTTCCTCAAGCGGTCGTGGCGCGTCAACGACTGGATCTGGGGCCGCATGGACGGCGCCACCATGCTGTGCAGGGTCCTGTTCGACCCGAAGCGCCTGCTGCGCGCCGACCGGCTGCGCGGCGGCGACGGCGACCCCGCCGAACGGGCGGCGCGGCGGGTGGACGAGCTGGTGCGCGAGCTGTTCGGCGACTCGCTGCCCGACGAGCTGGCACCGTACGCGGCGCGCGCGAAGACCGCGCTGGCCGCCGTGTACGCCGACCCCGACGGGGACCACCCGCCGACGTGCGCGCCGCTGGCCGAGCTGGCCGCGTGGGCGCTGCACACCCGCATCGCCTGCGAGGAGCTGCCCGCGCTGCGCGCCGCGATCCTGGCCGACCGGCACGAGGGCGCGGACCGGCGCTCGCGCGGCGAGCTGTTCCTGGAGGAGCAGGCCACCCTGCTGGCGAAGCTGCCCGCGCGCACCGACGCCGAGCGCGTCGAGGTCGGCGTGCGGGCGCTGGCCGCGTTCGACCGGGCCGGCATCGGGCGCGAACCGCTCGTGCAGGAGGCGAGCAGCGACCAGGTGATCCGCACGGCGGCGACCGCGGCGGCGGTCGCGATCACCGTGGCCGACAGCGAGAACTCCGGCCTGGGCACGGCGAAACCGCTGACCAGGACGTTGCGCGGGGCGGCGCTGCTGCCGTACTGGACGATCACCGGGCTGACCCGCGGCGGGCAGCTCGCCCAGTTCCTCGGGCTGCTCGGGTTCGCCCTCGGCGGCGCGCTGCTGGTGCTGGCCCTGTTCGACCTGCTGCCGCCGTGGGCGGTGGGCCCGGCGGCGGCGCTGGGGTCGGGCACGCTGCTCGCCGCGTTCGGCTACGCCGCGCTGCGCTCCGGCACCCTGCTGCACGGCCTGGTGCTGCTGTCGCCGGTGATCCCGCTGGTCACCGTCGCCATCGACCGGGTGCGCGACGAGATGGCCGGCGGCAAGGCCGCGGCGCAGGCCACCACCGGCATGGTCGCCGTGGGCGGCGTGCTGCTGGTCGTCGTCGCGCTGCTGGTGATCGGCAGCCTGCCCGCGCCCGTCGGCACGCCGCTGGCCGTGCTCGCGAAGATCAGGCTCAAGCCGAGGCTGCTGCTGCGGGTGGTGGTGGCGGCGGCGATCGTGGTGGGCGTGTGGGCGTTCGTGCGCTTCCGGCTCTACGACCTGCCGCCCGCCCTGGTGATCGCCGGCACGGTCGTGGCCGTCGTGTTCGGCGGCGTCACCTCCTACGCGCTGGGCAGCTCGCTGCGCCGGTGGCGGCAGGTCGGCGACCGGTGGGAGACCGAGGCCGCCGAACCGCCCGCGTCGGCCACCGCCGGGTGGGCCGCCGTGTACGGGGCCGCGCTGCTGGTCGTGGCGGCCGCCGTGCAGGTGTTCTCGCTGCGGTTCACCGGCTGGGAGGCGGTGCTGGCCACGGCGCTGTCGTTCGGTCTCGTGCTGCTGCTGGTCACCACGTGGTGGGTGCCGCTGCGGGCGCGGCGCACCATCGCCACGTCCCTGGTGGAGCAGATGTCCGTCGTGGACTTCGACCCGGACGAGGTGGCCGACGCGCTGCTCAAACGCCTGGAGGGGCACGGGATGCTGTTCAAGTTCCTGACCGAGCTGGACCCCTCCACGGGCAGGCCGCGGCTGGGTCCGGCGGGGCGCCGGGTCGCGCAGCGCGCCGCCCGCCTGTCCAGTTCGGGCGTCGACGTGGACTGAGCGCCCGCGTGGACCGGGTGCGGGGCGCCGGACCGCTCGGGGAGAATCGCCGCCCGTGACGGTTCTCGCGGTGGCCGAGCGGACGGCAGGCACCTCCGACCCCCGGGCCCTCGACGTGCACGGGCGGTCGGTGGTGCGCGACGCCCTGGGCGTGGACGTGCGCGGCACGGGCGACGGCGTGCGCCTGTGGTCGCTGCTGCTGGCCGGCGCGGCGCGGTTCGGCGAGTCGTTCCCCGACGCGGTCGCCGAGGTCCTGCGCACCTCGGGCGACCGCCTCAGGACCCTCGTCCACGACCCGGCCGCGCGGACCGCGCTGGCCGACGCGGACCCCGTCCACGACACCGACCACGCCCACCACCTGGCGCTGCTCGCGACCGCCGCGGCCGAGGGCGTGGACCTGGCCGACCCGCGCGCGCTGGCCCTGCTCGGCATGGACGACGGCCACACGACGGACTTCGCGCTGCGCCTGTGGGGCTGGACCGTGCTGGGCTCCGACCTGTCGGACGGCACCCTCACCCTCACCGCGGCGGTCGAGGAGCGGACACCCCTGTTCACCGCCCTGGCCGCCGCCGTGCCCCACCACACGCCCGGCGCCGACCGGATCGTCGTGGACCTCAACGGCGAGCACCGCCTCACCGGCCCGGTGGAACCGTGGGCGGCGTTCCACACCCGCTCCCCCGACGCCGACCGCGTGCTCGTCCTGGTCGAACTGCTGGGCACCTGGACGTTCGACGACCAGCCCGCCATGACCCGCGCGGTGAGCCGCCGCCTGCTGGCCGGCTGGGTGGAGGAAGCGGGCACCCGGGACCCGCGCGCCGCGGTGTCCCGCCTGCGCCGCCTGCGCGAGGCCGCCGTGCGCCTGGGGGACGACGAGCTGGCCGCCGCGATCCGGTCGCGCATCGCCGCGCTGCGCGACCCGGCGTCGATCTCGCTGGAGAACCTCGTGAAGCTGCGCGAGTGGCGCACCGCCCCGATGCCGGGACCGGAGGCGCTGAGCGACGACCTGCGCTCGCTGAGGACCGCGCGCGGCCACTGACCGGTGAACCGGGATCGTCGGTGGTCACCGGCAGGATGAAGAACAGGGGCCCCCGGCGGAGGACCCCTGCGCGGCGTTCACCGGCTCCGACCGGCCGCGCCGTCACGCCGCCAGGGGCTCCCGCTCCACCACGGGCAGGCCGAGCGCCTTCGCGTACAGCGACTCGAACGTGTCCA
This region of Saccharothrix longispora genomic DNA includes:
- a CDS encoding patatin-like protein, which translates into the protein MSDVPQEQIRFAVVLNGGVSLAVWMGGVVLELDRLTRGDGPYAALLDMVCGTARADVITGTSAGGINGAALALSQVNANARVERLRDLWAEQGRMEQLLRTPFRGQPVSLLRGDEFFLPRLHEALERLTADFEPTPRDERPVDLRITTTLLAGVPTVTHDDLGQTMVQSTHQGSFSFRRDPGEGDRDDFTAEDLPRLVGRMALAARSSASFPFAFEPSFIPVAPGAPDGARPNMDGVASWSNGTDNRSRFAVDGGVLVNTPTREALEAIDRMPAEGPVRRVMLLVFPHAPEAVVEPVAPVDGALPSTVATGAKLLAALTGQSGRTYVDRIEQHNRDAASRRGGRNALLDRLAADGPVVEKLYALADTLHEHYEDVRIRHAARDVTTRQFEVPGANPAGWTFERVRAAAEAAQRRHRARHGGLPYVPARPQPAALPAHGWPWGITMAERLVSAAMDLLKRLVWVMPDAQRLALARTDLYDARTRLRAARAELDGHWTTATAEELDQGYWELRVRRFAERMLDEPDGIGQRVREQVDRIARVLGEAHDTLTRFDDDGLRVGVLRSWHRLLTDPPTAGETAAGLTGDALRLSRVLALEVATTCLADDTRGGLDQAVELVQISLRTRNAFAEYSLTPDDKAGGASLGRFSGFLKRSWRVNDWIWGRMDGATMLCRVLFDPKRLLRADRLRGGDGDPAERAARRVDELVRELFGDSLPDELAPYAARAKTALAAVYADPDGDHPPTCAPLAELAAWALHTRIACEELPALRAAILADRHEGADRRSRGELFLEEQATLLAKLPARTDAERVEVGVRALAAFDRAGIGREPLVQEASSDQVIRTAATAAAVAITVADSENSGLGTAKPLTRTLRGAALLPYWTITGLTRGGQLAQFLGLLGFALGGALLVLALFDLLPPWAVGPAAALGSGTLLAAFGYAALRSGTLLHGLVLLSPVIPLVTVAIDRVRDEMAGGKAAAQATTGMVAVGGVLLVVVALLVIGSLPAPVGTPLAVLAKIRLKPRLLLRVVVAAAIVVGVWAFVRFRLYDLPPALVIAGTVVAVVFGGVTSYALGSSLRRWRQVGDRWETEAAEPPASATAGWAAVYGAALLVVAAAVQVFSLRFTGWEAVLATALSFGLVLLLVTTWWVPLRARRTIATSLVEQMSVVDFDPDEVADALLKRLEGHGMLFKFLTELDPSTGRPRLGPAGRRVAQRAARLSSSGVDVD